A single window of Flavobacterium aestivum DNA harbors:
- a CDS encoding aspartate-semialdehyde dehydrogenase: MRIAVVGATGMVGEIMLKVLAERNFPVTELIPVASEKSVGKEIEFQGKKYKVVGLQTAVDMKADIALFSAGGETSLEWAPKFAAAGTTVIDNSSAWRMDSTKKLIVPEINAGELTKEDKIIANPNCSTIQMVLTLAPLHKKYNIKRIIVSTYQSITGTGVKAVQQFENECVGVEGDMVYKYKINRNCIPQCDSFEDNGYTKEEMKLVRETQKILSDKTIAVTATAVRVPVVGGHSEAVNVEFTNDFDVSEVRNILHHTDGVVVQDNLDTFTYPMPRYAEGKNDVFVGRIRRDESQANTLNMWIVADNLRKGAATNTIQIAEYLIAAKLV, from the coding sequence ATGAGAATAGCAGTTGTAGGTGCTACCGGAATGGTTGGCGAAATAATGTTAAAAGTATTAGCAGAAAGAAATTTTCCTGTAACCGAATTAATTCCTGTTGCTTCTGAAAAATCAGTAGGAAAAGAGATTGAGTTTCAAGGAAAAAAATACAAAGTTGTTGGATTGCAAACTGCAGTTGATATGAAAGCGGATATTGCTTTGTTCTCTGCAGGAGGAGAAACATCATTAGAGTGGGCTCCAAAATTTGCAGCAGCTGGAACTACTGTTATTGATAATTCTTCGGCTTGGAGAATGGATTCAACTAAAAAATTAATTGTTCCGGAAATCAATGCTGGAGAATTGACTAAAGAAGACAAAATAATTGCTAATCCAAACTGCTCTACTATTCAAATGGTATTGACTTTGGCACCATTGCATAAAAAATACAACATTAAACGTATTATTGTTTCGACTTACCAATCTATTACCGGTACCGGTGTAAAAGCGGTTCAACAGTTCGAAAATGAGTGTGTAGGTGTTGAAGGAGATATGGTTTACAAATACAAAATCAACAGAAACTGTATTCCACAATGTGATAGTTTTGAAGATAACGGATATACCAAAGAAGAAATGAAATTGGTTCGTGAAACTCAAAAAATATTAAGTGATAAAACGATTGCTGTAACGGCAACTGCAGTTCGTGTACCAGTTGTAGGTGGACATAGTGAAGCTGTAAACGTAGAATTTACTAATGATTTTGATGTAAGCGAGGTTAGAAACATTTTGCACCATACAGACGGAGTAGTGGTACAAGACAACTTAGATACTTTTACATACCCTATGCCTAGATATGCTGAAGGAAAGAATGATGTTTTTGTAGGTAGAATTCGTCGTGACGAAAGCCAAGCAAACACTTTGAATATGTGGATTGTTGCAGATAATTTAAGAAAAGGAGCAGCAACGAACACAATTCAAATAGCTGAATACTTAATTGCTGCAAAACTGGTTTAA
- a CDS encoding TonB-dependent receptor — MKPYILALLLGLTTFLQAQNSISGRVIDSHNNPLKGVSVEAIELHENTTTDENGNYTLKQLPNGNVTLTFSYEGFTTQNKTIDKVQNTQTLDIVLEETAFQMDEVIVSTPFSKLQSQNVMKVDRESVKSMQEKGSATLIEGLATIPGVSQVSTGTSIGKPVIRGLSGNRVLVYTQGIRLENQQFGDEHGLGLNDSGVENVEVIKGPASLLYGSDALGGVLFFNPEKFATANTFEGDFEQRLFSNTLGSNAILGLKTSTNNWKYLIRGAYNTQSDYKIPDGDRVTNTRFQEMDFKAGIGYSNAKFSSVLRYNYNNLDVGIPEEGIADQTTTKKTTYPKQGVYNNLFSLNNTLFFSDSKLDVNLGYIRNDRSEFEDSKVAALHMILNTFDYNIKYYLPALGKVETIVGIQGMSQENKNLADEFLIPNATTNDFGVFATGIYNWGVNSLQAGIRFDYRHLVSEEHGVVDEEGYFETLDKNYDSFNASLGYKTNFAKDLTFRLNTATGFRAPNLAELSSNGVHEGTFRYEIGNSNLTTEQNLQTDLDLEYKVSHFEFSVSAFYNHINDYIYSSPSGVEIDGFKVYDYVQNNANLYGGEVALHFHPHPLDWLHFETSFETVTGKLQNGDYLPQIPANNWDNTIKTDFTIGKWLEEGFATLNVSTTFSQDKVSGYDISSDGYTLLNMGFGGKVKLGKTAFDLNLNGNNLLNKTYIPHLSRLATAGIPNLGTNFVLGVAFKF, encoded by the coding sequence ATGAAACCATATATATTGGCTCTATTGCTAGGGCTCACCACTTTTTTACAAGCACAAAATTCGATTTCCGGAAGAGTTATCGATTCCCATAATAATCCATTAAAAGGAGTTTCAGTCGAAGCTATAGAATTGCATGAAAACACTACCACTGATGAAAATGGAAATTACACATTGAAGCAACTGCCGAACGGAAATGTAACCCTAACTTTTTCTTATGAGGGATTTACAACTCAAAATAAAACAATTGATAAAGTCCAAAATACCCAAACACTAGATATTGTTCTGGAAGAAACAGCTTTCCAAATGGATGAGGTTATTGTGTCTACACCTTTCTCTAAATTGCAATCCCAAAACGTGATGAAAGTAGATCGTGAAAGTGTCAAATCTATGCAGGAAAAAGGAAGCGCCACTTTGATCGAAGGTTTGGCAACAATTCCTGGAGTTTCACAAGTTTCGACAGGAACTTCAATAGGAAAACCGGTAATTCGAGGTTTAAGCGGAAACCGGGTTTTGGTATATACACAAGGAATACGATTAGAGAACCAGCAATTTGGAGATGAACACGGACTGGGATTGAACGATTCCGGAGTAGAAAATGTTGAGGTGATAAAAGGACCGGCCTCTTTGCTTTATGGTTCTGATGCGTTGGGAGGAGTCTTGTTTTTTAATCCTGAAAAATTTGCAACGGCCAATACCTTTGAAGGGGATTTTGAGCAAAGATTATTTTCGAATACACTTGGCAGTAATGCTATTTTGGGTCTAAAAACATCTACCAATAATTGGAAATATCTAATTCGTGGTGCTTATAATACACAATCTGATTATAAAATTCCAGATGGTGATCGTGTAACCAATACACGTTTTCAAGAAATGGATTTTAAAGCAGGAATCGGTTATAGCAATGCTAAGTTTTCTAGTGTATTGAGATACAATTACAATAATTTAGATGTTGGAATTCCAGAAGAAGGTATTGCAGATCAAACAACGACTAAAAAAACAACCTATCCCAAACAAGGTGTTTATAATAATTTATTTTCTTTGAATAATACACTGTTTTTTAGCGATTCAAAATTGGATGTAAATTTAGGTTATATCCGCAATGATCGTAGTGAATTTGAAGACAGCAAGGTAGCAGCATTACATATGATTTTAAATACTTTTGATTATAATATCAAATACTATTTGCCAGCTTTGGGTAAAGTTGAAACTATTGTTGGAATTCAAGGGATGTCTCAGGAGAATAAAAATCTAGCCGATGAGTTTTTAATCCCAAATGCAACCACAAATGATTTTGGTGTTTTTGCCACTGGAATTTACAATTGGGGAGTGAACTCGTTGCAAGCCGGCATTCGATTTGATTACAGACATTTGGTTTCCGAAGAACATGGCGTTGTAGATGAAGAAGGATACTTTGAAACGTTGGATAAAAACTATGATAGTTTTAATGCTTCATTGGGTTATAAAACCAATTTTGCTAAGGATTTGACTTTCCGATTGAATACAGCAACGGGTTTTAGAGCGCCAAATTTAGCGGAGTTATCATCAAATGGAGTCCATGAAGGTACTTTCCGTTATGAAATAGGAAATTCTAATTTAACAACAGAACAAAATTTGCAAACTGATTTGGACTTGGAATATAAAGTAAGTCATTTTGAGTTTAGTGTAAGTGCTTTTTACAATCATATCAACGATTATATTTACTCATCACCATCCGGTGTAGAAATTGATGGATTTAAGGTTTATGATTATGTTCAGAATAATGCCAATTTGTATGGAGGAGAAGTAGCTTTGCATTTTCATCCACATCCTTTAGATTGGTTGCATTTTGAAACCAGTTTTGAAACCGTTACAGGTAAGCTGCAAAATGGAGATTATTTACCTCAAATCCCTGCAAATAATTGGGATAATACCATAAAAACAGATTTTACAATTGGTAAATGGCTTGAGGAAGGATTTGCCACTTTGAATGTTTCAACCACTTTTAGCCAAGATAAAGTAAGCGGATATGATATTTCCTCAGATGGATATACGTTGCTGAATATGGGTTTTGGGGGTAAAGTGAAATTGGGTAAGACAGCTTTCGATCTTAATCTTAACGGAAATAATTTACTCAACAAAACATATATTCCACACTTGTCTCGTTTGGCAACAGCTGGAATACCAAATCTGGGAACCAATTTTGTTCTTGGAGTTGCGTTTAAATTCTAA
- a CDS encoding GNAT family N-acetyltransferase: MKSEILQSEIILENEKVLLIPFENERNIELKSIIFDNEIWKYMGMYVRDDADFENYIESTLKQKRDGICYPFLIIDKFTNKVAGSTRYGYLNHASQKCEIGWTWYGKEFQGTGLNKACKFELLNFGFENIQFRRIQFSADLENEKSQRAIEKLGAIKEGLFRNNYIDSEGKSKDDVYYSIISKDWETTKREYFSEF; encoded by the coding sequence ATGAAAAGCGAAATATTACAATCTGAAATCATTTTAGAAAATGAAAAAGTTTTATTGATTCCTTTTGAAAATGAAAGAAATATAGAACTCAAATCAATTATTTTTGATAATGAAATATGGAAATACATGGGAATGTATGTTCGAGATGATGCCGATTTTGAAAATTATATTGAAAGTACATTAAAACAAAAGAGAGATGGAATATGTTATCCGTTTTTGATTATTGATAAATTCACAAATAAAGTTGCTGGAAGTACCAGATACGGATATTTAAACCACGCAAGCCAAAAATGCGAAATAGGTTGGACATGGTATGGTAAAGAGTTTCAGGGAACAGGATTAAATAAAGCCTGTAAATTTGAGTTGCTAAACTTTGGTTTTGAAAATATTCAATTTAGAAGAATACAATTTAGCGCCGATCTTGAAAATGAAAAATCTCAAAGAGCGATAGAAAAACTAGGTGCTATAAAAGAAGGTTTGTTTAGAAATAACTACATCGATTCTGAAGGAAAAAGTAAAGATGATGTTTATTACAGCATTATTTCAAAAGATTGGGAAACTACTAAAAGAGAATATTTTTCAGAGTTTTAA
- a CDS encoding metallophosphoesterase, whose product MKKTTFLLLLFFIVITINAQTTLVAQGSSWKYITDGSNQGTAWKSTTFSDTTWPSGPAQLGYGDGDEATVLSYGTNSSKKYITTYFRKTFNLADPSIFSNYTLNVKRDDGVVIYINGVEVYRNNMPTGTIAYNTLASAACSDDGSTFLSTTLTPAQTGFIAGNNTIAVEIHQNALNSSDISFDFSLTGNTNTVASAIKQIRWGSTSNPLEGLTVTWRNVGTADKIKWGYTNTYEQGTFSAIVRNGYADKFFKYTFPTVTPDATIYYRLFDATAGVWTAEKTYQTAPPLNTTAFSFLAIGDSRSGMSIWNQVAALANTKTPDFTIFNGDIVNNGGSTADWDSWFTNGNTFIENNLVYHSMGNHDAASVPTYQNVFELPKSTPTNGTNLYYSFTYGDAVFISLNSEDPSNTTQYNWLVSTLQANAGKKWKIIFFHKPFFTIGNHAGEMNSYYNTWWKAFDDYGVDLVVNGHDHMYERTKPMNRNVSTTAPVAQYGSQPTQGRCQIVCGGAGAPLYTGNATWFVEKYKSTYNFCKFDVTSDSICNTTYDNNGNTIDSFCLTKSTAIAAKSSVQNFNAIKIIPNPVTDHFTLEYNSPEIGEATIVISDMSGNVVINKKAKKDAVDFKFEEDMSKFSKGIYILQITVGNQKDSSLLNLK is encoded by the coding sequence ATGAAAAAAACTACCTTTTTGTTACTACTATTTTTTATAGTAATAACCATTAACGCTCAAACTACATTAGTAGCCCAAGGATCCTCTTGGAAGTATATAACTGATGGTTCTAACCAAGGAACAGCTTGGAAAAGCACCACATTTAGCGACACAACCTGGCCATCAGGCCCAGCTCAATTAGGCTACGGAGACGGAGATGAAGCCACTGTTCTTAGTTACGGAACGAATTCTAGCAAAAAATACATTACCACTTATTTTAGAAAAACATTCAATTTAGCAGACCCTTCAATTTTCTCTAATTACACTTTAAATGTAAAAAGAGATGATGGAGTTGTTATTTACATTAATGGAGTCGAAGTATACAGAAACAACATGCCGACAGGAACAATCGCCTACAACACTTTGGCCTCGGCTGCATGTAGTGATGATGGAAGTACTTTTTTGTCTACTACATTAACCCCAGCACAAACAGGATTTATAGCAGGTAATAATACTATTGCTGTTGAAATTCATCAAAATGCTCTTAACAGTTCTGATATTAGTTTTGACTTTTCGCTTACTGGTAATACAAACACTGTTGCATCGGCTATAAAGCAAATACGATGGGGAAGTACTAGTAATCCTTTGGAAGGATTGACGGTTACATGGAGAAATGTTGGGACTGCAGACAAAATAAAATGGGGATATACCAATACTTATGAGCAAGGTACCTTTTCCGCAATAGTAAGAAATGGTTATGCTGATAAGTTTTTCAAATATACTTTCCCTACTGTAACTCCGGATGCCACAATATACTACAGACTTTTTGACGCTACGGCTGGTGTATGGACAGCAGAAAAAACATATCAAACTGCACCACCATTAAACACAACAGCATTCTCCTTTTTAGCTATTGGAGATAGCCGTTCCGGAATGAGTATTTGGAATCAGGTTGCCGCATTGGCAAATACAAAAACACCTGATTTTACAATTTTTAATGGAGATATTGTTAACAATGGAGGATCTACCGCTGATTGGGACAGTTGGTTTACCAACGGAAATACTTTTATAGAAAATAATTTGGTGTATCATTCTATGGGAAATCATGACGCAGCGAGTGTACCTACTTATCAAAATGTTTTTGAGTTACCAAAATCTACTCCTACTAATGGTACCAATCTTTATTACTCATTTACCTATGGTGATGCCGTATTTATTTCTCTTAATTCTGAAGATCCTTCAAATACGACTCAATACAACTGGCTAGTGAGTACATTGCAAGCTAATGCCGGCAAAAAATGGAAAATCATCTTTTTCCACAAACCATTTTTCACTATCGGAAACCATGCCGGAGAGATGAATTCATATTATAACACTTGGTGGAAAGCATTTGATGATTATGGTGTAGATTTAGTCGTTAATGGTCATGACCACATGTACGAGCGTACAAAACCAATGAATCGTAATGTCAGCACTACAGCTCCTGTAGCACAATATGGAAGTCAACCAACACAAGGACGTTGCCAAATAGTTTGTGGTGGTGCTGGTGCTCCATTATACACAGGAAATGCAACTTGGTTTGTAGAAAAATACAAAAGCACATACAATTTTTGCAAATTTGATGTGACTTCTGATTCCATTTGCAATACAACATATGACAATAACGGGAATACTATTGATTCTTTTTGTCTCACCAAAAGCACAGCTATTGCCGCCAAATCTAGTGTTCAAAATTTCAACGCGATCAAAATTATACCAAATCCGGTTACAGACCATTTTACATTAGAATACAATTCCCCTGAAATTGGTGAAGCTACTATCGTAATTTCAGACATGAGCGGAAATGTGGTTATCAACAAAAAAGCCAAAAAAGATGCCGTTGATTTCAAATTCGAAGAAGATATGTCTAAATTTTCTAAAGGAATCTATATCCTTCAAATAACTGTGGGAAATCAAAAAGATTCTTCGTTGCTTAATCTAAAATAA
- a CDS encoding NAD(P)/FAD-dependent oxidoreductase — protein sequence MQLSYWELKNWFTNVDYTIVGSGIVGLHTALRLREKFPDKKILVLEKGILPQGASTKNAGFACFGSLSEIINDLKTHTEEEVIQLIQKRWNGLQLLRKRLGDSTIDFKPFGGYELFLKEDESNYAECSNKLSFVNEILKPLFKAEVFTKEVDRFGFGGIQEYLIFNPFEAQIDTGNMMQALLKQAVAEDILILNQQTVTSFLDKGNDVEVALDDFSFTTKKLLFATNGFANTLTKGAVKPARAQVLITEPIPNLDIKGTFHLDKGYYYFRNIGDRILFGGGRNLDFETETTTEFGETEIIQKKLEDLLKKVILPNQDVKIHHRWSGIMGIGNSKNPIVTQLSENVYCGVRLGGMGVAIGSLIGTELADLV from the coding sequence ATGCAACTAAGTTATTGGGAATTAAAAAACTGGTTTACAAATGTAGACTACACCATAGTGGGAAGCGGAATTGTAGGCTTACATACAGCACTACGGTTACGGGAAAAATTTCCTGATAAAAAAATTCTAGTCTTAGAGAAAGGAATTTTACCCCAAGGAGCCAGCACGAAAAATGCCGGTTTTGCATGTTTCGGAAGCCTTTCTGAAATCATTAATGATTTAAAAACACATACCGAGGAAGAGGTCATCCAACTCATCCAAAAAAGATGGAACGGTTTACAACTATTGAGAAAACGCCTTGGAGATTCTACAATAGATTTTAAACCCTTTGGTGGTTATGAGTTGTTCCTAAAGGAAGATGAAAGCAATTATGCTGAATGTTCAAACAAATTATCTTTTGTAAATGAAATTTTAAAGCCTCTTTTTAAAGCTGAAGTTTTTACCAAAGAGGTAGATCGTTTTGGTTTTGGAGGCATTCAGGAATATTTGATTTTCAATCCATTTGAAGCTCAAATTGACACCGGAAATATGATGCAGGCTTTATTGAAACAAGCCGTTGCCGAAGATATTTTAATCCTGAATCAACAAACCGTCACTTCATTTTTGGATAAAGGAAATGATGTAGAAGTTGCATTGGACGATTTTAGCTTTACCACCAAAAAATTATTATTTGCCACCAATGGTTTTGCAAACACACTAACCAAAGGTGCTGTAAAACCAGCAAGGGCACAAGTTTTAATCACTGAACCCATTCCTAACTTAGACATCAAGGGAACGTTTCATTTAGACAAAGGCTATTATTATTTTAGAAATATTGGCGACCGCATATTATTTGGCGGTGGCCGAAATTTAGATTTTGAGACCGAAACGACTACCGAATTTGGTGAAACAGAAATTATTCAAAAAAAATTGGAAGACTTATTAAAAAAAGTAATTTTGCCTAATCAAGATGTCAAAATCCACCATCGCTGGAGCGGAATTATGGGCATTGGTAACAGCAAAAACCCAATTGTAACACAACTGTCTGAAAACGTATACTGTGGCGTTCGACTAGGCGGAATGGGTGTAGCAATAGGCAGTTTAATAGGAACAGAATTAGCAGATTTAGTATAA
- the mscL gene encoding large conductance mechanosensitive channel protein MscL, with translation MGFFSDFKASLLKGDVLSLATAVVIGGAFGKIVASAVEDVIMPIVGLITGGIDFTQKFITLDGNTYANLAAAKTAGASVITYGNFVQAVINFVIISFFIFVVLRAAEKAKKKEEVVVAPAGPTQEELLTQIRDLLKK, from the coding sequence ATGGGATTTTTTAGCGATTTTAAAGCTTCTTTACTAAAAGGAGATGTGTTAAGTTTAGCAACAGCTGTGGTTATAGGTGGCGCATTTGGTAAAATTGTGGCTTCTGCAGTAGAAGATGTTATTATGCCAATTGTTGGATTGATTACAGGAGGTATAGATTTTACTCAAAAATTCATCACTTTAGATGGAAACACTTATGCAAATTTAGCTGCGGCAAAAACAGCTGGAGCATCTGTAATTACTTATGGAAATTTTGTTCAAGCTGTAATTAATTTTGTGATTATTTCATTTTTCATCTTTGTGGTTTTAAGAGCAGCTGAAAAAGCGAAAAAGAAAGAAGAAGTGGTAGTTGCACCCGCAGGACCTACACAAGAAGAATTGCTTACACAAATTAGAGATTTATTAAAGAAATAA
- a CDS encoding bifunctional UDP-N-acetylmuramoyl-tripeptide:D-alanyl-D-alanine ligase/alanine racemase, with protein MNLPLYKITSVLNAKYFGSTSDTIIENISIDSRSLQNGSQTLFFALVGRNHDAHLYIKDLIVKGVHNFVVTHIPEGLESKANFLIVENTLNGLQQIAAYHRKLFTFPIIGLTGSNGKTIVKEWLNFLLSPDYTIIRSPKSYNSQVGVPLSVLGINEHHNLGIFEAGISTILEMEKLEKIIQPTIGILTNIGSAHDEGFENLEEKIKEKVLLFKDSEVMIYQKNDKVEQFIPSHAKTFSWSFVDSTATVFVSQKESTNESTTIEYNYNGAASKLTIPFLDDASVENAISCLMVLLYLKLDAVTIQNRIELLYPVEMRLKVKNGINNCSIIDDSYSSDFQSLKIALDFLESQKQHQNKTVILSDIFQSGLTNEVLYSKVAELIVSNKINRVIGIGETISALKNKLSNCIIFKDTNEFLLNVDRLNFENETILIKGARSFEFEEIVFSLEEKTHETVLEINLNAISHNFNFFKSKLKPTTKMMVMVKAFGYGNGGFEIAKLLEHHKVDYLGVAFADEGISLKTAGIKLPIMVLNPESTSFSAIIQHELEPEIYSMKGLVAFLKIAEQKQLKDFPIHIKLDTGMHRLGFETNTIEDLIATLKGNQRVKVKSVLSHLATSDDLQHEDFVRYQIDLFEKLSSKLIEELQINPIRHILNTSGISNFPEAQYDMVRLGIGLYGVSNDAEEQKQLENVGTLKSIISQIRTIQPSESVGYGRRFVANQPMKIATIPIGYADGIARSWGNGVGFITVKNKKASILGSVCMDMLMVDVTEITCKEGDAVVIFGESPTVNYIAEKLHTIPYEILTSISQRVKRVFYRE; from the coding sequence GTGAATTTGCCCTTATATAAAATCACTTCCGTCTTAAATGCCAAATATTTTGGTAGTACAAGTGATACCATAATCGAAAATATTTCTATCGACAGTCGTTCTTTGCAAAATGGTTCACAAACCCTTTTTTTTGCATTAGTCGGACGCAATCATGATGCACATTTATATATAAAAGATTTAATTGTAAAAGGCGTTCATAATTTTGTAGTTACTCATATTCCGGAAGGACTTGAGTCTAAAGCTAATTTTCTAATTGTAGAAAATACCCTTAATGGTTTACAACAAATAGCAGCTTATCATCGTAAACTTTTTACTTTTCCTATAATAGGTTTAACGGGTAGTAACGGTAAAACAATAGTAAAGGAATGGCTCAATTTTCTTTTGAGTCCAGATTATACTATAATCCGAAGCCCCAAAAGTTATAACTCTCAGGTTGGAGTTCCTTTGTCAGTGCTTGGGATTAATGAACATCATAATCTTGGTATTTTTGAAGCTGGTATTTCTACCATTTTAGAAATGGAGAAACTAGAAAAAATCATCCAGCCTACAATTGGGATTTTGACCAATATAGGTTCTGCACATGATGAAGGCTTTGAGAATCTAGAAGAAAAAATTAAAGAGAAAGTATTGCTTTTCAAAGATTCAGAGGTAATGATTTATCAAAAGAATGATAAAGTTGAGCAATTCATACCTTCCCATGCAAAAACATTTTCGTGGTCTTTCGTAGATTCTACAGCTACTGTTTTTGTTTCCCAAAAAGAAAGTACAAATGAAAGCACTACCATTGAGTACAATTATAATGGAGCTGCTTCTAAACTGACAATTCCATTTCTGGATGATGCATCAGTAGAAAATGCAATTTCTTGTCTAATGGTATTGTTGTATTTAAAACTGGATGCCGTAACTATTCAGAATCGAATAGAATTATTGTATCCTGTAGAAATGCGATTAAAAGTTAAAAACGGAATCAATAATTGCAGTATTATTGATGATAGTTATAGCTCAGATTTTCAATCACTAAAAATTGCTTTAGATTTTCTTGAAAGCCAAAAGCAACACCAGAATAAAACGGTTATACTTTCTGATATTTTTCAAAGTGGCTTAACAAATGAAGTTCTGTATTCTAAAGTGGCAGAATTAATTGTTTCTAATAAAATAAACCGTGTTATAGGAATAGGAGAAACAATTTCGGCATTAAAAAATAAACTTTCGAATTGCATAATTTTCAAAGACACCAACGAGTTTTTACTAAACGTAGACCGATTAAATTTTGAAAATGAAACCATTCTAATCAAAGGAGCAAGATCTTTTGAATTCGAAGAAATAGTATTCTCATTAGAAGAGAAGACACACGAAACGGTTCTTGAAATTAATCTGAATGCGATTAGTCATAACTTTAATTTCTTTAAATCAAAACTTAAGCCAACTACCAAAATGATGGTTATGGTAAAGGCATTTGGTTACGGAAATGGAGGTTTTGAAATTGCCAAACTACTAGAACATCACAAAGTAGATTATTTAGGAGTGGCTTTCGCCGATGAAGGGATTTCGTTGAAAACGGCAGGGATTAAATTGCCTATTATGGTTTTGAATCCGGAAAGCACTAGTTTTTCGGCAATAATTCAGCATGAACTTGAACCTGAAATTTATAGTATGAAGGGACTTGTTGCCTTCCTGAAAATTGCAGAACAAAAACAGTTAAAAGATTTTCCGATACATATAAAGCTGGATACAGGAATGCACCGTTTGGGTTTTGAGACCAATACGATTGAAGATCTGATCGCAACCTTAAAAGGAAACCAAAGGGTAAAAGTAAAGAGTGTTTTATCACATTTGGCCACTAGTGATGATTTGCAACATGAAGATTTTGTGCGTTATCAAATAGATTTATTCGAAAAACTATCTTCTAAATTAATAGAAGAATTGCAAATAAACCCAATCCGACATATTTTGAACACCTCGGGAATAAGTAATTTTCCAGAAGCCCAGTATGATATGGTGCGCCTAGGGATTGGTCTTTACGGAGTTTCAAACGACGCAGAAGAGCAAAAACAATTAGAAAATGTTGGGACTTTAAAATCGATCATATCCCAAATTAGAACAATACAGCCTAGTGAGAGTGTGGGTTACGGCAGACGATTTGTTGCTAACCAGCCCATGAAAATTGCTACAATTCCTATAGGTTATGCCGATGGTATTGCAAGAAGTTGGGGAAATGGAGTTGGATTTATAACAGTAAAGAATAAGAAAGCTTCAATTCTAGGAAGTGTTTGCATGGATATGCTAATGGTTGATGTGACGGAGATAACATGTAAAGAAGGTGATGCAGTAGTTATTTTTGGAGAAAGTCCAACAGTCAATTACATAGCGGAGAAGTTGCATACTATACCTTATGAAATCTTGACTAGTATTTCACAAAGGGTAAAAAGAGTTTTTTATAGAGAGTAA
- the mtgA gene encoding monofunctional biosynthetic peptidoglycan transglycosylase, with product MATKITPKKTTKKPTKKNSGSFITKVKWFLLKALMWFFGISIFFVVLFKFVPVPFTPLMVMRYFENKAAGKENHFSHNWEPIDKISMNLQKAVIASEDGTFLTHNGFDFIAMQKAYKSNERGRKIKGGSTISQQTAKNVFLWQGRSYVRKGLEAYFTVLIELIWGKKRIMEVYLNSIEMGDGVYGAYAATEHWYRKDASSLTPIQAAGIAAILPNPRKFKATSSSSYINNRKTKIVRIMRQIGKIEY from the coding sequence ATGGCAACCAAAATAACCCCAAAAAAAACAACAAAAAAACCCACTAAAAAAAACTCCGGAAGTTTTATAACCAAAGTAAAATGGTTTCTGCTAAAAGCTTTGATGTGGTTTTTTGGAATTTCAATATTTTTTGTAGTGCTCTTCAAATTTGTACCCGTACCATTTACCCCGCTAATGGTGATGCGTTATTTTGAAAACAAAGCCGCTGGGAAAGAAAATCATTTTAGTCATAACTGGGAACCCATCGATAAAATTTCAATGAACTTACAAAAAGCTGTAATTGCCAGCGAAGATGGAACTTTCCTGACTCATAATGGTTTTGATTTTATTGCCATGCAAAAAGCTTATAAAAGCAATGAGAGAGGTAGGAAGATAAAAGGTGGAAGTACCATATCCCAACAAACCGCCAAAAATGTTTTTCTTTGGCAAGGCCGTAGTTATGTTCGAAAAGGGCTTGAAGCTTATTTTACAGTTCTAATAGAACTCATTTGGGGCAAAAAACGGATCATGGAAGTATACCTCAACAGTATCGAAATGGGCGATGGAGTATACGGAGCCTATGCTGCCACGGAGCATTGGTACAGGAAAGATGCATCGAGCCTTACCCCTATTCAAGCTGCGGGTATTGCTGCTATATTACCCAACCCTAGAAAATTCAAAGCCACTAGCTCATCTTCCTATATCAACAATAGAAAAACAAAAATTGTTCGGATTATGAGACAGATAGGAAAAATAGAATATTAA